Proteins encoded within one genomic window of Xylophilus sp. GOD-11R:
- the prpR gene encoding propionate catabolism operon regulatory protein PrpR gives MPSNRTSLPRVCFLSYRHIREFALPVIAEYADRADIEVVDGTFDGAVAVAQDRIRNGQVDAFVSAGSNAYILRSGVRLPVATIQLGGFDLLQALIKARRISSRVGVVMYGQTIPELDEVKTLLNIEIAQYAYRTPDDARRRFEQLREAGFEVIVGSSLVVELAQEAGLHGLLAYSLASIRKGFEDAIELARVARLEASRYEQLNGVLHNLQEAVLAVDRQHRIVAVNPPMQQLLGRAQGLLLGEPLDEVEPRFSLQSTLEGGVQEDAVVQRLGQRDWVAHRTPIRERGEVTGAALTLYDARVIHEADTSLRIQQRRRQGAARHGFVGMVGASAALQEAIASARRFARTDLTVLITGESGVGKELFAQAIHNDSARAGRPFVAVNCAAFPEALLESELFGHEEGAFTGARRGGRRGLFETAHTGTLFLDEIGDMPLPLQSRLLRVLQEREITRLGATAPIPVDVRVIVATHQPLRAMVAERRFRQDLYYRIATLPLPLPPLRERRDDIAPLAQALLARCLDRHGHRLDPGRALAPLLAELAAYDWPGNVRELENIVERMAVRLLRFDTERDIVHDELRRDCPEVFEPRPAAAPPLADDEVPTRERIAAAMAAAGGRRQQAAKALGVSRSTLWRWLKEAG, from the coding sequence ATGCCCTCCAACCGCACCTCCCTGCCGCGCGTGTGCTTTCTCAGCTACCGCCACATCCGCGAATTCGCCCTGCCGGTGATCGCCGAATACGCCGACCGGGCCGACATCGAGGTAGTCGACGGCACCTTCGACGGCGCGGTGGCCGTCGCGCAGGACCGCATCCGCAACGGCCAGGTCGACGCCTTCGTCAGCGCCGGCTCCAACGCCTACATCCTGCGCAGCGGCGTGCGCCTGCCGGTGGCCACCATCCAGTTGGGCGGCTTCGACCTCCTGCAGGCGCTGATCAAGGCGCGCCGCATTTCCTCGCGCGTCGGCGTGGTGATGTACGGCCAGACGATTCCCGAGCTCGACGAGGTGAAGACGCTGCTCAACATCGAGATCGCCCAGTACGCCTACCGCACGCCCGACGACGCGCGGCGCCGCTTCGAGCAGCTGCGCGAGGCCGGCTTCGAGGTCATCGTCGGCTCCAGCCTGGTGGTGGAGCTGGCCCAGGAAGCCGGTCTGCACGGGCTGCTGGCCTATTCGCTGGCGAGCATCCGCAAGGGCTTCGAAGACGCGATCGAACTGGCGCGCGTCGCCCGGCTCGAGGCCAGCCGCTACGAGCAGCTCAACGGCGTGCTGCACAACCTGCAGGAAGCCGTGCTGGCGGTCGACCGCCAGCACCGCATCGTGGCGGTCAACCCGCCGATGCAGCAGCTGCTCGGCCGCGCCCAGGGCCTGCTGCTCGGCGAGCCGCTCGACGAGGTGGAGCCGCGTTTCTCGCTGCAGTCCACGCTCGAAGGCGGGGTGCAGGAAGACGCGGTGGTTCAGCGGCTCGGCCAGCGCGACTGGGTGGCCCACCGCACGCCGATCCGCGAGCGCGGCGAGGTCACCGGCGCGGCCCTCACGCTTTACGACGCGCGCGTGATCCACGAGGCCGACACCAGCCTGCGCATCCAGCAACGCCGCCGCCAGGGCGCAGCGCGCCACGGCTTCGTCGGCATGGTCGGCGCCAGTGCGGCGTTGCAGGAGGCCATCGCCTCGGCCCGCCGCTTCGCCCGCACCGACCTCACCGTGCTGATCACCGGCGAGAGCGGTGTCGGCAAGGAACTCTTCGCCCAGGCGATCCACAACGACAGCGCCCGCGCCGGCCGGCCTTTCGTGGCGGTCAACTGCGCGGCGTTTCCGGAAGCCCTGCTGGAGAGCGAGCTTTTCGGCCACGAGGAAGGCGCCTTCACCGGTGCGCGCCGGGGCGGCCGGCGCGGCTTGTTCGAGACCGCACACACCGGCACCCTGTTCCTCGACGAGATCGGCGACATGCCCCTGCCGCTGCAGTCCCGCCTGCTGCGGGTGCTGCAGGAGCGCGAGATCACCCGCCTGGGCGCCACCGCGCCGATTCCGGTGGACGTGCGGGTGATCGTGGCCACCCACCAGCCGCTGCGCGCCATGGTGGCCGAGCGGCGCTTCCGGCAAGACCTCTACTACCGCATCGCCACCCTGCCCTTGCCGCTGCCGCCGCTGCGCGAGCGCCGCGACGACATCGCCCCCCTGGCGCAGGCGCTGCTCGCGCGATGCCTCGACCGCCACGGCCACCGGCTCGACCCCGGCCGCGCCCTGGCGCCGCTGCTGGCCGAGCTCGCCGCCTACGACTGGCCGGGCAATGTGCGCGAGCTGGAAAACATCGTCGAGCGCATGGCCGTGCGACTGCTGCGCTTCGACACCGAGCGCGACATCGTCCACGACGAACTGCGGCGCGACTGCCCGGAGGTATTCGAGCCGCGTCCGGCCGCGGCCCCGCCGCTTGCCGACGACGAAGTGCCCACGCGCGAACGCATCGCCGCCGCGATGGCCGCCGCCGGTGGCCGCCGGCAGCAAGCCGCGAAGGCGCTCGGGGTGAGCCGCTCCACGCTGTGGCGCTGGCTCAAGGAAGCCGGCTGA
- a CDS encoding TolC family protein — translation MPSRTWIHRAAPILLLCAGMEGAAAQARPAAVPPPAVFTLPAGDIASSRPPQLSLDTFLALVRSENPALLADRYLVDMARADLRTASTLPNPAISHGRGAGERQTAIEQPIPLFGQRGMRMEGARRGIDATAANVEALAAGTLRDAAGAFVALLAAQERADRWSEAQGALAEAAAIVEGQVSAGARSRYDLTRIRVETANLAMRLAQAEAAEAAAASEVAAFVGAPDWRPRAVGSLRPAADSGRFDSRWQVARERLPSVRAALAAERLAETLIEVERREALPTPSVGVGRLHDADGRHTLIGVSVEIPLFDRRQGPIERARAQADESRQRRRAVVADAEATLRRSVDQFQRLQRLTDRFGEEGLSQLPELGRMARDAYQLGRGSILELIDAILSGTEKQVAYTELQEQVLRAEVEVRSASGAFASTGVD, via the coding sequence ATGCCTAGCAGGACCTGGATCCACCGTGCAGCGCCGATCCTGCTGCTCTGCGCCGGCATGGAAGGTGCCGCGGCGCAAGCCCGGCCGGCCGCCGTGCCGCCACCGGCGGTATTCACCCTGCCGGCCGGCGACATCGCCAGCAGCCGGCCGCCGCAGCTGTCGCTGGACACCTTCCTGGCGCTGGTGCGCAGCGAGAACCCCGCGTTGCTGGCCGACCGCTACCTGGTCGACATGGCGCGCGCCGACCTGCGCACCGCCTCGACCCTGCCGAACCCGGCCATCTCCCACGGGCGCGGCGCGGGCGAGCGGCAGACCGCCATCGAACAGCCGATTCCCCTCTTCGGCCAGCGCGGCATGCGCATGGAAGGCGCGCGCCGGGGCATCGATGCCACGGCCGCCAATGTCGAGGCCCTGGCCGCCGGCACCTTGCGCGACGCGGCCGGCGCCTTCGTCGCCCTGCTGGCGGCGCAGGAGCGAGCCGACCGCTGGAGCGAGGCGCAGGGCGCGCTGGCCGAAGCTGCGGCCATCGTCGAGGGCCAGGTGAGCGCCGGCGCGCGCAGCCGCTACGACCTCACCCGCATCCGCGTCGAGACGGCCAATCTGGCGATGCGCCTGGCCCAGGCCGAGGCGGCGGAAGCGGCGGCGGCCAGCGAGGTCGCCGCCTTCGTCGGCGCGCCGGACTGGCGGCCGCGCGCGGTCGGCAGCCTGCGGCCGGCGGCCGATTCGGGCCGCTTCGACAGCCGCTGGCAGGTGGCCCGCGAGCGCCTGCCTTCGGTGCGCGCGGCGCTGGCGGCCGAGCGGTTGGCCGAAACGTTGATCGAGGTGGAGCGGCGCGAGGCGCTGCCCACGCCCTCAGTGGGCGTCGGCCGGCTGCACGATGCCGACGGGCGGCACACGCTGATCGGGGTGTCGGTGGAAATACCGCTGTTCGACCGGCGCCAGGGCCCGATCGAGCGGGCCCGCGCGCAGGCCGACGAGAGCCGGCAACGCCGCCGCGCGGTGGTGGCCGATGCCGAGGCCACGCTGCGGCGCTCGGTGGACCAGTTCCAGCGCCTGCAGCGGCTCACCGACCGCTTCGGCGAAGAAGGGCTGTCGCAACTGCCCGAGCTCGGCCGCATGGCGCGCGACGCCTACCAGCTCGGGCGCGGCAGCATCCTGGAGCTGATCGACGCGATCCTGTCGGGCACGGAGAAGCAGGTGGCCTACACCGAGCTGCAGGAGCAGGTGCTGCGCGCCGAGGTCGAGGTGCGCTCGGCCTCGGGTGCGTTCGCGTCGACCGGCGTCGACTGA
- a CDS encoding CusA/CzcA family heavy metal efflux RND transporter, with protein MLRSLISFVVHRRLAALVATAAVAAYGVFAYLDTAIEAYPDVTNVQVGIIAQAPGLAPEEVERQITLPLERVLNGTPGLQALRSESYFGLAMVSMVFEDGADSFRARAEVTQRLPQADLPDDVVPEMAPDYTPLGKIYYYRLASDRHTLSQLRTEQEWNVTRVLKQVQGVADVVSIGGFVKEFHVEVNPGKVAGLGLTLDDVTEALSRSNKNVGGGLLRRGEQSLIIRGIGLLVTPQDIAAVVLKSNANVPVTVGDVARVMQSHTPRQGSVGMDDQDDVVQGIVLLKRGANPSKVLDEVHRRVEQLNGGLLPAGMRMEPSYDRSQLVGHTLATVQHNLLFGAVLIVAVLWLFLRSLRGSLIVATVIPLSLLVAFIGLHFLGLPANLISMGAIDFGIMVDGAVVLTENIIRNARLRQPATRADLRTVVVDSAVAVARPTLFAMAIVIAALIPVFSLESIEGRIFRPLALTYSFALLGALVFALTLVPALCALLLRPEHVSQPEAAVFRRMHHGFETWIAALLASGRARRAWLGGAVAALGLALLSATWLGTEFLPELDEGDAYVLVQMAPSVSLEKGQEILREVRRRLKTFPEVISVTTEQGRPESGTDNETINLAKALIRLKPHGDWRQGLDKDALVAQMRATLVEIPGVAFNFAQPIRDSVEESTSGARGHVVLKLFGPDIETMRGILETTKTALRPIAGVVDLDLYRDAPAPQLHIRFDRQALARHGISMEAADTAVEVALAGRVVTTMWEGEHGVPVRVRLPYVDRMDEARIREIAVPAPDGRPVPLHALASVGVKIGNASIFREGNARYMALKFNVEGRDIGSVVGDALHAFGQVAKLPEGYQAVWGGEWENQRRASARLRIVVPLSLLVVFALLFAALGEARSAGVILLCAPFAMVGGIAALHLTGIELSISAAIGFIALLGQVALAGLLVLSAVEGLRRQGLPLVQALVQGTAERMHSLLLVTLLGLLGLLPMALSTGVGSETQRPFASVIVGGMAVLPVVALVLLPLLYAWLGPRRLDDKMEDRADA; from the coding sequence ATGCTCCGTTCGCTGATTTCCTTCGTGGTGCACCGGCGCCTGGCCGCGCTGGTCGCCACGGCCGCCGTGGCGGCCTATGGCGTCTTCGCCTATCTCGACACCGCCATCGAGGCCTATCCCGACGTGACCAACGTGCAGGTCGGCATCATCGCGCAGGCTCCCGGCCTGGCGCCCGAGGAGGTGGAGCGCCAGATCACGCTGCCGCTGGAGCGGGTGCTCAACGGCACGCCGGGGCTGCAGGCGCTGCGCTCGGAAAGCTATTTCGGGCTGGCCATGGTGTCGATGGTGTTCGAGGACGGCGCCGACAGCTTCCGCGCCCGCGCCGAGGTCACCCAGCGGCTGCCGCAGGCCGACCTGCCCGACGACGTGGTGCCGGAGATGGCGCCCGACTACACGCCGCTCGGCAAGATCTACTACTACCGCCTGGCCAGCGACCGGCATACGCTGTCGCAGTTGCGCACCGAGCAGGAATGGAACGTCACCCGGGTGCTCAAGCAGGTGCAGGGCGTGGCCGACGTGGTGAGCATCGGCGGCTTCGTCAAGGAGTTTCATGTGGAGGTCAACCCGGGCAAGGTCGCCGGGCTGGGCCTCACGCTCGACGACGTGACCGAGGCCCTGTCGCGCTCCAACAAGAACGTGGGCGGCGGCCTGCTGCGGCGCGGCGAGCAGTCGCTCATCATCCGCGGCATCGGCCTGCTGGTGACGCCGCAGGACATCGCGGCGGTGGTGCTCAAGAGCAATGCCAACGTGCCGGTGACGGTGGGCGACGTGGCGCGGGTGATGCAGTCGCACACGCCGCGCCAGGGCTCGGTCGGCATGGACGACCAGGACGACGTGGTGCAGGGCATCGTGCTGCTCAAGCGCGGCGCCAACCCGTCGAAGGTGCTCGACGAGGTGCACCGCCGGGTCGAGCAGCTCAACGGCGGCCTGCTGCCCGCGGGCATGCGCATGGAGCCGAGCTACGACCGCTCGCAGCTGGTGGGCCACACGCTGGCGACGGTGCAGCACAACCTGCTGTTCGGCGCGGTGCTGATCGTGGCGGTGCTGTGGCTGTTTCTGCGTAGCCTGCGCGGCTCGCTGATCGTGGCCACGGTGATCCCGCTGTCGCTGCTGGTGGCCTTCATCGGCCTGCATTTCCTGGGGCTGCCGGCCAACCTGATCTCGATGGGCGCGATCGACTTCGGGATCATGGTCGACGGCGCGGTGGTGCTGACCGAGAACATCATCCGCAACGCCCGGCTGCGCCAGCCCGCCACCCGCGCCGACCTGCGCACCGTGGTGGTGGATTCGGCGGTGGCGGTGGCGCGGCCCACGCTGTTCGCCATGGCCATCGTGATCGCCGCGCTGATCCCGGTGTTCTCGCTGGAGAGCATCGAAGGGCGCATCTTCCGGCCGCTGGCGCTGACCTACAGCTTCGCGCTGCTCGGCGCGCTGGTCTTCGCTCTGACGCTGGTGCCGGCGCTGTGCGCGCTGCTGCTGCGGCCCGAGCATGTGAGCCAGCCCGAAGCAGCGGTGTTTCGCCGCATGCACCATGGTTTCGAGACCTGGATCGCCGCGCTGCTGGCGAGTGGCCGCGCGCGCCGCGCCTGGTTGGGGGGAGCGGTGGCGGCGCTGGGCCTGGCGCTGCTGTCGGCCACCTGGCTGGGCACCGAATTTTTGCCCGAGCTCGACGAGGGAGACGCCTACGTGCTGGTGCAGATGGCGCCCTCGGTCTCGCTGGAGAAGGGCCAGGAGATCCTGCGCGAGGTGCGGCGCCGGCTCAAGACCTTTCCGGAGGTGATCTCGGTCACCACCGAGCAGGGCCGGCCGGAGTCGGGCACCGACAACGAGACCATCAACCTGGCCAAGGCGTTGATCCGCCTCAAGCCCCACGGCGACTGGCGCCAGGGGCTCGACAAGGACGCGCTGGTGGCGCAGATGCGCGCCACGCTGGTGGAGATTCCCGGCGTGGCCTTCAATTTCGCCCAGCCGATCCGCGACAGCGTGGAGGAGTCCACCTCCGGCGCGCGCGGCCACGTGGTGTTGAAGCTCTTCGGGCCGGACATCGAGACCATGCGCGGCATCCTGGAGACCACCAAGACCGCGCTGCGGCCGATCGCCGGCGTGGTCGACCTCGACCTCTACCGCGACGCGCCAGCGCCGCAGCTGCACATCCGATTCGACCGCCAGGCGCTGGCGCGCCACGGCATCTCGATGGAAGCCGCCGACACGGCGGTGGAAGTGGCGCTGGCCGGCCGGGTGGTGACGACCATGTGGGAGGGCGAACACGGCGTGCCGGTGCGGGTGCGGCTGCCCTATGTGGACCGCATGGACGAGGCGCGCATCCGCGAGATCGCGGTGCCGGCGCCCGACGGCCGGCCGGTGCCGCTGCACGCGCTCGCCAGCGTGGGCGTGAAGATCGGCAACGCCTCGATCTTCCGCGAGGGCAATGCGCGCTACATGGCGCTCAAGTTCAACGTGGAGGGCCGCGACATCGGCTCGGTGGTGGGCGACGCACTGCACGCCTTCGGCCAGGTCGCCAAATTGCCCGAGGGCTATCAGGCGGTATGGGGCGGCGAATGGGAAAACCAGCGCCGCGCCTCCGCCCGGCTGCGCATCGTGGTGCCGCTGTCGCTGCTGGTGGTGTTCGCCCTGCTGTTCGCTGCGCTCGGCGAAGCCCGCAGCGCGGGCGTCATTTTGTTGTGCGCACCCTTCGCCATGGTCGGTGGCATCGCGGCGCTGCACCTGACGGGCATCGAGCTGTCGATCAGCGCGGCGATCGGTTTCATCGCCCTGCTGGGGCAGGTGGCGCTGGCCGGGCTGCTGGTGCTCAGCGCGGTCGAAGGCCTGCGACGACAGGGCTTGCCGCTGGTGCAGGCGCTGGTGCAGGGCACGGCCGAGCGCATGCATTCGCTGCTGCTGGTGACCTTGCTCGGCCTGCTCGGCCTGCTGCCGATGGCGTTGTCGACGGGGGTCGGCAGCGAGACGCAACGGCCTTTCGCCTCGGTCATCGTCGGTGGCATGGCGGTGTTGCCGGTGGTGGCGCTGGTGCTGCTGCCGCTGCTCTACGCGTGGCTGGGGCCGCGCCGCCTCGACGACAAGATGGAAGACCGTGCCGATGCCTAG
- a CDS encoding efflux RND transporter periplasmic adaptor subunit, protein MSVPRSDNKPFRHPFARIRHAAPALAAWLLVACGNSDNAPPAAPAAVHSQVPGELRVQPASLQMLQIEPVAERRDSQTIWAPARIAFRDDRVTAVGSPAAGRIVQVHANIGDIVTAGQPLATVASPEALRLRAEAGNAVVAQGLAASEAQRQRLMVEKGIGVEMERAAAEARLREATQELDRARGTVALLGNGGNDGGGADRIVLRAPRAGVVAERKATVGAAVDTSGEPLFLVGDPSATWVVAEVFESDLAGLREGAEAQVETSSLSRPMRGRVQRIGTALNQETRRAPVFVSIENPPDTVRPGMLAKVAMQVASPPGLVIPLSAVLIKDERRSIVYLQRSDTVFQARDVELGQPMRGFIPVLGGLAVGDRIVVRGALLLDGAASQLQ, encoded by the coding sequence GTGTCCGTCCCACGATCCGACAACAAACCCTTTCGTCACCCGTTCGCTCGCATCCGCCACGCCGCTCCGGCGCTGGCGGCCTGGCTGCTGGTGGCCTGCGGCAATTCCGACAACGCACCGCCGGCGGCACCCGCCGCGGTGCATTCGCAGGTACCCGGCGAGCTGCGGGTGCAGCCGGCCTCGCTGCAGATGCTGCAGATCGAGCCGGTGGCCGAGCGGCGTGACAGCCAGACCATCTGGGCGCCCGCGCGCATCGCCTTCCGCGACGACCGGGTGACGGCGGTCGGCTCGCCGGCGGCGGGCCGCATCGTGCAGGTCCACGCCAACATCGGCGACATCGTGACGGCCGGCCAACCGCTGGCGACCGTCGCCAGTCCCGAGGCCTTGCGCCTGCGCGCCGAGGCCGGCAACGCCGTGGTGGCCCAGGGCCTGGCCGCCAGCGAGGCGCAGCGCCAGCGGCTGATGGTGGAAAAAGGCATCGGCGTCGAGATGGAACGTGCGGCCGCCGAAGCCCGGCTGCGCGAAGCCACGCAGGAGCTCGACCGGGCGCGCGGCACCGTCGCGCTGCTGGGCAACGGCGGGAATGACGGCGGCGGTGCCGACCGCATCGTGCTGCGCGCACCACGCGCCGGCGTGGTGGCCGAACGCAAGGCGACCGTGGGTGCGGCGGTCGACACCAGCGGCGAGCCCTTGTTCCTGGTGGGCGACCCGAGCGCCACCTGGGTGGTGGCCGAGGTGTTCGAGAGCGACCTGGCCGGGCTGCGCGAAGGCGCCGAGGCCCAGGTCGAAACCTCGTCGCTGTCGCGGCCGATGCGCGGCCGGGTGCAGCGCATCGGCACCGCGCTCAACCAGGAAACCCGCCGCGCGCCGGTGTTCGTCTCCATCGAGAACCCGCCCGACACGGTGCGCCCCGGCATGCTGGCCAAGGTGGCGATGCAGGTGGCGAGCCCGCCGGGGCTGGTGATTCCGCTGTCGGCCGTGCTGATCAAGGACGAACGCCGATCCATCGTCTACCTGCAGCGATCGGACACCGTGTTCCAGGCGCGCGATGTGGAGTTGGGCCAGCCGATGCGCGGCTTCATTCCGGTGCTGGGCGGGCTGGCGGTGGGCGACCGCATCGTGGTGCGGGGAGCGCTTTTGCTCGACGGCGCCGCCAGCCAGCTGCAGTAA
- a CDS encoding HAMP domain-containing sensor histidine kinase produces MNPLRRLWSSVAFRLALNYGALVVVTMAVILTLFYLQTVGVLQNRIDRHIEVTAQRLLFTADREGVDQLARDIQDMLRDGMNTDTEIYLLLEPDGARRVGNVMLISLPAAAASEVVEARAVRDGRPTDARLKVYALPEGRRLLVGSDLLHQREIERLIVRAIGWGALVALLMTVGGALIFRQELEKRIGGIRRTIVRIEAGDLGQRIPISSQEDEFARLNREINGMLDQLQQLMDGVRHVSNTIAHDLRTPLTRILLGLRAAEHRPAEERADALGRAAREIEELAQIFDKLLGIAEVESGARRQSFEPVRLDTLAAEMVEFYEPVAEEQGARIELQVPPGLAAPGDRDLLAGALANLLDNALKYGGAGARVRVGATLDAGRASLLVQDDGPGVAAADIERMGTRFFRAGSELPGFGLGLASVCAVVGLHGGTIRFGDAAPGLRVAVELPGAHLADR; encoded by the coding sequence ATGAACCCGCTGCGCCGGCTCTGGAGCTCGGTCGCCTTCCGGCTGGCGCTCAACTACGGCGCGCTGGTGGTGGTGACCATGGCGGTCATCCTCACGCTGTTCTACCTGCAGACGGTGGGCGTGCTGCAAAACCGTATCGACCGGCATATCGAGGTGACGGCGCAGCGCCTGCTGTTCACCGCCGACCGCGAAGGCGTGGACCAGCTCGCGCGCGACATCCAGGACATGCTGCGCGACGGCATGAACACCGACACCGAGATCTACCTGCTGCTGGAGCCCGACGGGGCCCGGCGCGTGGGCAACGTGATGCTCATATCCCTGCCGGCCGCGGCCGCCAGCGAGGTGGTGGAGGCACGCGCGGTGCGCGACGGCCGCCCCACGGATGCACGGCTCAAGGTGTATGCGCTGCCCGAAGGCCGCCGGCTGCTGGTGGGCAGCGACCTGCTGCACCAGCGCGAGATCGAGCGGCTGATCGTGCGGGCCATCGGCTGGGGCGCGCTGGTGGCTCTGCTCATGACGGTGGGCGGCGCGCTCATCTTCCGGCAGGAGCTGGAAAAGCGCATCGGCGGCATCCGCCGCACCATCGTGCGGATCGAGGCGGGCGACCTGGGCCAGCGCATTCCGATCTCGTCGCAGGAAGACGAATTCGCCCGGCTCAACCGCGAGATCAACGGCATGCTCGACCAGCTGCAGCAGCTGATGGACGGGGTGCGCCATGTCTCCAACACCATTGCCCACGACCTGCGCACGCCGCTGACCCGCATCCTGCTGGGTCTGCGCGCGGCCGAGCACCGGCCGGCCGAGGAGCGCGCCGACGCGCTGGGCCGGGCGGCGCGCGAGATCGAGGAACTCGCGCAGATCTTCGACAAGCTGCTGGGCATCGCCGAGGTGGAATCCGGCGCGCGCCGGCAGAGCTTCGAGCCGGTGCGGCTCGACACGCTGGCCGCCGAGATGGTGGAGTTCTACGAACCGGTGGCCGAGGAGCAGGGCGCGCGCATCGAGCTGCAGGTGCCGCCCGGGCTGGCGGCGCCGGGCGACCGCGACCTGCTCGCCGGGGCGCTGGCCAACCTGCTCGACAACGCCCTGAAATACGGCGGAGCCGGCGCCCGGGTACGGGTGGGCGCCACGCTGGACGCCGGCCGCGCCAGCCTGCTAGTGCAGGACGACGGCCCGGGCGTGGCGGCCGCCGACATCGAACGCATGGGCACCCGTTTCTTTCGGGCCGGCAGCGAGCTGCCGGGCTTCGGCCTGGGACTGGCCAGCGTCTGCGCGGTGGTGGGGCTGCACGGCGGCACGATCCGTTTCGGCGATGCCGCACCCGGCCTGCGGGTGGCGGTGGAACTGCCTGGCGCGCACCTTGCCGATCGGTAA
- a CDS encoding response regulator transcription factor, producing the protein MQRCLIIEDDPQNARYIADGLRELGYFASVAADAVDGLSRAMAEPWDVIVLDRMLPHGVDGLSIVTTLRGLGKQTPVLVLSALAAIDERVKGLKAGCDDYLTKPFGFSELAARVAALVRRAQPGEPLQEIVVADLRLNLLARSAERGGVGLQLQPREFRLLAYLMAHAGQVVTRTMLLEAVWDYRFDPNTNVIDVHISRLRNKIDRGHATSLIHTVRGVGYALSAEVPDAAR; encoded by the coding sequence ATGCAACGCTGCCTCATCATCGAAGACGACCCCCAGAACGCCCGCTACATCGCCGACGGATTGCGCGAACTGGGCTACTTCGCCTCGGTCGCGGCCGACGCGGTCGACGGCCTGTCGCGGGCCATGGCCGAGCCCTGGGACGTGATCGTGCTCGACCGCATGCTGCCGCACGGGGTGGACGGGCTGTCCATCGTCACCACGCTGCGCGGCCTGGGCAAACAGACGCCGGTATTGGTGTTGAGCGCGCTGGCGGCCATCGACGAGCGGGTCAAGGGCCTGAAGGCCGGCTGCGACGACTACCTGACCAAGCCTTTCGGGTTCTCGGAGCTGGCGGCCCGCGTGGCGGCGCTGGTGCGGCGGGCGCAGCCGGGCGAGCCGCTGCAGGAGATCGTGGTGGCCGACCTGCGGCTGAACCTGCTGGCCCGCAGCGCCGAACGCGGCGGCGTGGGGCTGCAGCTGCAGCCGCGCGAATTCCGGCTGCTGGCCTATCTCATGGCGCATGCCGGCCAGGTGGTTACCCGCACCATGCTGCTGGAGGCGGTATGGGACTACCGCTTCGATCCCAACACCAACGTCATCGACGTGCACATCAGCCGGCTGCGCAACAAGATTGACCGGGGCCACGCGACGAGCCTGATCCACACCGTGCGCGGCGTGGGCTATGCGCTGTCGGCAGAGGTGCCGGACGCGGCGCGATGA